From Brochothrix thermosphacta DSM 20171 = FSL F6-1036, a single genomic window includes:
- a CDS encoding dicarboxylate/amino acid:cation symporter, producing the protein MKNRFKQYRSSFLLLSAIILGGLIGVLFPQQTHYLKPIGDVFVNFMFMAIVPFVFFSISSAIASMDGAKRLGKIMGSTFLIFIFTAICAAIIGYIGIRFFPLVQNANLDTIKTLMSSTPVQDDISLADRLVGIFTVNDFSLLLSKEHMLPLIFFSVLIGLATSSLGTTAKPFAVFLKSGSEVLMKLVQFIMYLAPVGLGCYFAAIIGDLGSQIIGSYVRVIVLYIGIALFYFIVMNTVYALLAGGKYSLRSFWRNITQPAVTAIATCSSAASIPVNLNATKDMGVPNDIAETVIPLGANTHKDGSVIGGVFKIAFLYGVFNRDITGIDNMITIILCAFLVGAVMGAIPGGGMIAEVLIVTILGFPLEAVPLIIVISTIIDMPATLLNSSGNTVSAMMVTRLVEGRNYFKQRFSKKRI; encoded by the coding sequence ATGAAAAACCGTTTTAAACAATACCGTTCATCCTTTCTTTTACTCTCAGCAATTATTTTGGGTGGCCTTATCGGGGTGCTTTTCCCACAACAAACACATTATCTCAAGCCGATTGGTGACGTTTTTGTCAATTTTATGTTCATGGCAATTGTTCCTTTTGTATTCTTCAGTATATCGTCTGCCATTGCTTCAATGGATGGTGCTAAACGCCTCGGAAAAATAATGGGTAGCACCTTCTTAATTTTTATTTTCACCGCAATTTGTGCTGCAATTATCGGCTATATCGGGATTCGTTTCTTCCCTCTCGTTCAAAATGCTAATTTAGATACTATCAAAACTTTAATGTCATCAACACCTGTCCAAGATGATATTTCACTAGCAGATCGTCTTGTCGGTATTTTTACTGTCAATGATTTCAGTTTATTATTATCCAAAGAACACATGCTGCCATTGATTTTCTTTTCAGTTCTAATCGGGTTAGCAACTTCTTCTTTGGGTACAACAGCAAAACCATTTGCTGTTTTTCTTAAATCCGGATCAGAGGTATTAATGAAACTTGTGCAATTTATCATGTACCTTGCTCCTGTAGGATTAGGTTGTTACTTCGCCGCAATTATCGGTGATTTAGGTTCACAAATTATTGGAAGCTATGTACGTGTTATCGTTCTTTACATTGGTATTGCTTTGTTTTATTTCATCGTGATGAACACTGTTTACGCATTATTAGCCGGTGGTAAATACAGTCTCCGTTCATTTTGGAGAAACATCACACAACCTGCAGTAACTGCGATTGCAACATGCTCTAGCGCTGCTTCTATCCCGGTAAATCTAAATGCAACAAAAGATATGGGGGTACCTAACGATATTGCTGAAACAGTTATTCCGCTAGGAGCTAACACACATAAAGACGGTTCTGTCATTGGTGGTGTATTCAAAATCGCCTTTTTGTACGGTGTCTTTAATCGTGATATTACTGGAATTGACAATATGATTACGATTATCCTTTGTGCCTTTTTAGTAGGAGCTGTCATGGGCGCAATACCAGGCGGCGGTATGATCGCTGAAGTCCTAATTGTTACGATTCTCGGTTTTCCACTTGAAGCCGTGCCACTTATCATCGTTATTAGCACTATTATTGATATGCCTGCGACGCTGCTTAATTCCTCGGGAAATACTGTCAGTGCAATGATGGTTACTCGTCTTGTCGAAGGGCGAAATTATTTTAAACAACGCTTCTCTAAAAAGAGGATTTGA
- the pflA gene encoding pyruvate formate-lyase-activating protein, producing MTGSAIGRVHSVESMGTVDGPGIRFIVFMQGCLLRCQFCHNPDTWKIGTGTERTAQEVFYEAIQYKEFWDASGGGITVSGGEPLLHLDFLIDLFTLCKEAGVHTTIDSCGGCFSRSPKFIDKMDRLLAVTDLIMLDIKQINPAKHRELTTRPNAPILDFAHYLRDHEQPIWIRHVLIPTKTDDPQDLTDLNTFIETLPNVERVEVLPYHTMGVYKWKELGLEYPLEGINAPESPVVEMANELLGTAKYN from the coding sequence ATGACAGGATCTGCAATTGGCCGTGTACACTCCGTTGAATCAATGGGGACTGTTGATGGCCCAGGCATTCGTTTTATCGTATTTATGCAAGGGTGTTTGTTACGTTGTCAGTTTTGCCACAATCCAGATACTTGGAAAATTGGTACTGGAACAGAACGTACAGCACAAGAAGTATTTTATGAAGCGATACAATATAAAGAGTTCTGGGATGCATCAGGCGGTGGAATCACGGTCAGTGGGGGTGAGCCATTGCTTCATCTCGATTTTTTAATCGATTTATTCACATTGTGTAAAGAAGCGGGTGTTCATACAACGATAGATTCATGTGGTGGTTGTTTTAGTCGCTCACCTAAATTTATTGATAAAATGGATCGATTGTTGGCAGTGACTGATTTAATCATGTTGGATATTAAACAGATTAATCCAGCTAAACATCGTGAACTTACAACACGTCCTAATGCACCAATTTTAGATTTTGCCCACTATCTTCGCGATCATGAGCAACCCATCTGGATTCGTCATGTTTTGATACCAACAAAAACGGATGATCCGCAAGACTTGACCGATTTAAATACTTTTATTGAAACATTGCCAAACGTTGAACGGGTAGAGGTGTTACCTTACCATACAATGGGTGTTTACAAATGGAAAGAATTAGGATTGGAATACCCGTTGGAAGGTATCAATGCACCTGAAAGTCCAGTTGTTGAAATGGCGAATGAATTATTAGGTACAGCTAAATATAATTAA
- a CDS encoding ABC transporter permease subunit, with protein MKTGLIWKEWRQNVWVFVAFIILVIGYGQIEVHQTIENHNTLQKYYQSEEFALSQKSKDEDLYEDETEIEDLLKVYADMHVPATVFSMILVLFMGLKITVFEKNKRADYIAQAMPYSKLTIIMHKLLLPLVIIIGACLLYSVTTYLTFTANVDAHYLFTLNEWLISNLNALLLLLLIFSFSFMMGTLIGDVVVAVAATGALLLSAMVITVGTLRYNIIGFYAYFKNSTIESISNSDDLSFLFDRAPYANYIILIILVVVFLILGCLFYSKASLENNGLMLMLPKARMPILIIGALYTALILTTLNIDNDNRVSDAMVKSYLLHFGLTALIAFAIGWVLFYKVKKLRRI; from the coding sequence ATGAAAACGGGATTAATATGGAAAGAATGGCGTCAAAACGTTTGGGTTTTTGTTGCATTTATTATATTAGTTATTGGATATGGACAAATCGAAGTTCATCAAACAATTGAAAATCATAATACACTGCAAAAATATTACCAATCGGAAGAGTTCGCACTCAGTCAAAAAAGCAAAGATGAAGATCTATACGAAGATGAAACAGAAATTGAAGACTTGCTTAAAGTCTATGCCGATATGCATGTACCTGCAACAGTATTTAGTATGATTTTAGTGCTTTTTATGGGACTTAAGATCACTGTGTTTGAAAAAAATAAGCGTGCAGATTATATTGCTCAAGCGATGCCCTATTCCAAACTTACAATTATTATGCATAAATTATTACTACCTTTAGTTATAATAATTGGTGCTTGTTTGCTCTATAGTGTCACCACTTATCTTACATTTACTGCTAATGTTGACGCACATTATCTGTTCACCCTAAATGAATGGCTTATCAGTAATCTGAACGCTTTACTTCTATTGCTTCTTATTTTTAGCTTTAGTTTTATGATGGGAACACTTATTGGTGACGTTGTCGTTGCAGTTGCTGCAACAGGTGCTTTGTTATTATCGGCGATGGTAATTACAGTAGGAACACTTCGCTATAATATTATCGGTTTTTATGCCTACTTTAAGAATAGTACGATAGAAAGCATTTCAAATTCTGACGACCTTTCCTTCTTATTTGATAGAGCTCCTTATGCCAATTATATAATTTTAATCATATTAGTTGTTGTTTTTCTTATACTAGGTTGTCTTTTTTATAGTAAAGCCTCATTAGAGAATAATGGTTTAATGTTGATGTTACCGAAAGCACGTATGCCTATTTTAATCATTGGTGCACTTTACACAGCATTGATTTTAACTACTTTAAATATTGATAATGATAATCGTGTGAGTGACGCTATGGTTAAATCTTATCTACTCCACTTTGGATTAACGGCCCTTATTGCGTTTGCTATTGGTTGGGTATTATTCTATAAAGTGAAAAAATTACGACGTATTTAA
- the pflB gene encoding formate C-acetyltransferase: MKQNSTEKHYEWQGFNRGDWENGVDVREFIQKNYTAYDGDDQFLAGPTEATNALWEQVMKLNEEERKAGGVLDMDTKVVSSITSHGPGYLNKELETIVGFQTEKPFKRGLQPFGGIRMSEQAAESYGFKIDEEISHIFSEYRKTHNQGVFDAYTPAMRAARKSGIITGLPDAYGRGRIIGDYRRVALYGIDHLIALKKADLNTSNDNAMLEDVIRQREEINEQIRALAELKKLGQTYGFDISRPAANTQEAFQWLYLGYLAAIKEQNGAAMSLGRTSTFLDIYIERDLKNGTLTEESVQEIVDHFIMKLRLVKFARTPDYNELFSGDPTWVTESIGGVGEDGRHLVTKNSFRFLHTLSNLGPAPEPNLTVLWSTRLPQGFKNFCAMMSIETSAIQYENDDVMRSDWGDDYGIACCVSAMRIGKQMQFFGARANLAKTLLYAINGGVDEKSKEQVSPAYRAITSEVLDFDEVMEKYDVMMDWIAELYLNTLNVIHFMHDKYSYERIEMALHDTDVLRTMATGIAGLSVTVDSLSAIKYATVKTIRDENGIVVDYTIEGDYPKYGNNDDRADDIAVWLLKTFMTKVKKHPTYRNAKHTTSVLTITSNVVYGKKTGNTPDGRREGEAFAPGANPMHGRDTKGALASLASVAKLPYSEGQDGISNTFSIVPKALGREENSQISNLVGMLDGYSAKMGHHLNINVFNRDTLLDAMDHPEDYPQLTIRVSGYAVNFIKLTREQQLEVIKRTMHETM; the protein is encoded by the coding sequence ATGAAACAAAATAGCACAGAGAAACATTATGAATGGCAAGGTTTTAATCGTGGTGACTGGGAAAATGGTGTGGATGTTCGTGAATTTATCCAAAAAAACTATACAGCCTATGATGGCGACGATCAATTTTTAGCGGGTCCAACAGAAGCAACAAATGCTTTATGGGAACAAGTAATGAAATTAAATGAAGAAGAACGTAAGGCCGGCGGTGTGTTGGATATGGATACGAAAGTTGTATCGAGTATTACTTCGCATGGTCCTGGCTATTTAAATAAAGAATTAGAAACAATTGTTGGTTTCCAAACAGAGAAACCATTCAAACGTGGTTTACAACCTTTCGGTGGTATTCGTATGAGTGAACAAGCTGCTGAATCTTATGGCTTTAAGATTGATGAAGAGATATCACATATCTTCTCTGAATATCGTAAAACACATAACCAAGGTGTTTTTGATGCCTATACACCAGCAATGCGTGCTGCTCGTAAATCAGGAATCATTACTGGTTTACCAGATGCTTATGGTCGTGGCCGTATTATCGGTGATTACCGTCGTGTAGCATTATACGGAATTGATCATTTAATTGCCTTGAAAAAAGCAGATTTAAATACTTCAAATGACAATGCAATGTTAGAAGATGTTATTCGTCAACGTGAAGAAATTAATGAACAAATTCGTGCATTAGCAGAATTAAAAAAATTAGGGCAAACATACGGGTTTGATATTTCACGTCCAGCTGCAAATACGCAAGAAGCATTCCAATGGTTATACTTAGGTTATCTTGCTGCAATCAAAGAACAAAACGGAGCAGCGATGTCATTAGGGCGTACATCAACATTCCTTGATATTTATATTGAACGCGATTTAAAAAATGGCACATTAACCGAAGAAAGTGTACAAGAAATTGTCGATCATTTCATTATGAAATTGCGTTTGGTTAAATTTGCACGAACACCAGATTACAATGAGCTATTCTCAGGTGATCCAACATGGGTAACTGAATCAATCGGTGGTGTAGGTGAAGATGGTCGTCATCTTGTAACTAAAAACAGTTTCCGTTTCTTACATACACTAAGTAACTTAGGACCAGCGCCTGAGCCAAACTTAACTGTTTTATGGTCAACACGTTTACCACAAGGTTTTAAAAACTTCTGTGCGATGATGTCGATTGAAACGTCAGCTATTCAATATGAAAATGATGATGTAATGCGTTCTGATTGGGGCGATGATTACGGGATTGCTTGTTGTGTATCAGCAATGCGTATCGGTAAACAAATGCAATTCTTTGGTGCGCGTGCCAACTTAGCTAAAACATTACTTTACGCTATTAATGGTGGTGTAGATGAAAAGAGCAAAGAACAAGTGTCGCCAGCATACCGTGCGATTACTTCAGAAGTATTAGATTTTGATGAAGTAATGGAGAAATATGATGTAATGATGGATTGGATTGCAGAATTATATCTCAATACATTAAACGTGATTCACTTCATGCATGATAAATATTCATACGAACGCATCGAAATGGCACTTCATGACACAGATGTTTTACGTACGATGGCAACAGGTATCGCAGGTCTCTCGGTTACTGTCGATTCATTATCAGCAATTAAATACGCAACAGTTAAAACAATTCGTGATGAAAACGGTATTGTAGTTGATTACACAATTGAAGGTGATTATCCTAAATACGGTAACAATGATGACCGTGCCGATGATATTGCTGTTTGGTTATTAAAAACATTTATGACTAAAGTTAAAAAACACCCAACATACCGTAATGCAAAACATACAACATCTGTTTTAACAATTACTTCTAATGTTGTTTATGGTAAGAAAACAGGGAACACACCAGATGGTCGTCGTGAAGGCGAAGCGTTTGCACCTGGAGCAAACCCAATGCATGGTCGCGACACTAAAGGGGCATTAGCATCATTAGCATCTGTTGCTAAACTGCCATATAGCGAAGGACAAGATGGAATTTCAAACACATTCTCAATCGTACCGAAAGCTTTAGGCCGTGAAGAAAATTCTCAAATTAGTAACCTTGTCGGTATGTTAGATGGTTATTCAGCTAAAATGGGACATCATTTAAATATTAACGTCTTTAATCGCGATACATTATTAGACGCAATGGACCATCCAGAAGACTATCCACAATTAACAATTCGTGTATCTGGTTACGCTGTTAACTTCATTAAATTAACACGTGAACAACAGTTAGAAGTTATTAAACGAACTATGCATGAAACAATGTAG
- a CDS encoding Crp/Fnr family transcriptional regulator yields the protein MMNEHILVDYIARKQPTVITKKKNTYLAYDGDDISYVDILKSGIVKISVILKDGREFNIAYKNKLEIVTLMKDEESAITQAPYNVRIESDTAEFYRIDRLEFWEDAMYHQDLLLYTKEFYRQSLQSITQHMQHMVMNGKKGALCALLLELSQQFGVQTTEGIQLSIHITNEDIAAFCGISSDTSVSRMLRELREHGALATENNNFLITDKEYLEEFLAI from the coding sequence ATGATGAACGAACACATTCTAGTTGATTATATCGCACGCAAGCAACCTACTGTTATTACTAAAAAGAAGAACACTTATCTTGCTTATGATGGTGATGACATCAGTTACGTTGATATTTTGAAAAGTGGTATTGTCAAAATCAGTGTCATATTAAAAGATGGTCGTGAATTTAATATAGCTTATAAAAACAAGTTGGAAATTGTTACACTGATGAAAGATGAAGAATCCGCCATCACACAAGCGCCTTATAATGTTCGCATTGAATCTGACACCGCTGAGTTTTATCGTATTGATCGTTTAGAATTTTGGGAAGACGCAATGTATCATCAAGATTTATTGCTCTATACAAAAGAATTTTATCGTCAATCACTTCAATCAATCACACAGCATATGCAACATATGGTAATGAACGGTAAAAAAGGCGCGTTATGCGCATTATTATTGGAACTATCTCAACAATTTGGCGTACAAACAACTGAAGGAATCCAACTCAGCATTCATATTACAAATGAAGATATTGCTGCCTTTTGTGGGATAAGCTCTGATACAAGCGTTAGTAGGATGTTACGTGAGCTGCGTGAACACGGCGCACTCGCAACTGAGAACAATAATTTTTTAATCACAGACAAAGAATACTTGGAAGAATTTTTAGCAATTTAA
- a CDS encoding helix-turn-helix domain-containing protein, with product MQLGEKIKTLRLAMNLTQENTAQKLFISRQVLSKWECGKSYPDLEKLLAISQLFNISIDTLLKEDTNLQSHIIKQSHYKKYIGFFLLYCYSFVGLLVMLCASYAFLNLPVTMKTTDVNFLNSHFESTHTKDDTLYISGDLIPFFASYQGDWSFQTTEKTITIFMHRTRVPRAENHVLLTLEKDKKHGFDWTNKDIYFSDDTHKTLLYDASKKKLTFTLPETNQGGVGND from the coding sequence ATGCAACTTGGAGAAAAAATAAAAACATTACGTCTCGCTATGAATTTAACACAGGAAAACACTGCTCAAAAATTATTCATTTCACGTCAAGTTCTTTCAAAATGGGAATGCGGTAAAAGTTATCCCGATTTAGAAAAATTACTCGCTATCAGTCAACTTTTCAATATCTCTATCGATACTTTATTAAAGGAGGATACAAATTTGCAATCACATATCATCAAACAAAGTCACTACAAAAAATATATTGGGTTCTTTTTACTTTATTGTTATTCATTTGTGGGATTACTCGTTATGCTCTGTGCAAGTTATGCTTTTCTAAATTTACCTGTCACAATGAAAACAACCGATGTTAATTTCCTTAACAGCCATTTCGAAAGTACCCACACAAAAGACGATACGTTATATATTTCTGGTGATTTGATTCCTTTTTTTGCTAGTTATCAAGGTGATTGGAGTTTTCAAACAACAGAAAAAACAATTACTATTTTCATGCATCGAACACGTGTCCCTCGTGCAGAAAATCATGTGCTATTAACACTCGAAAAAGATAAAAAACACGGGTTTGATTGGACAAATAAAGACATTTATTTTTCTGACGATACACATAAAACCTTACTGTATGATGCGTCTAAAAAGAAGCTAACTTTCACGCTTCCAGAAACAAATCAGGGAGGTGTTGGCAATGATTAA
- a CDS encoding GntR family transcriptional regulator, whose amino-acid sequence MYQLDYKNNAPLFEQIIKKIKEYVVRGLLVPGDKIPSIREYAGLVGINPNTVSKAYQELERQQVIVTMKGKGAFIAEHSLNTVITIDEVAEKKRLENTLIDFIYSGIQVETMHQWIDDIYTKLKGANDNAN is encoded by the coding sequence TTGTATCAATTAGACTATAAAAATAACGCACCATTATTTGAACAAATCATTAAAAAAATAAAAGAGTATGTTGTCCGTGGCTTACTGGTTCCCGGTGACAAAATTCCTTCTATTAGAGAATATGCTGGCTTAGTAGGTATCAATCCCAATACTGTCAGCAAGGCGTATCAAGAACTTGAACGCCAACAAGTGATTGTCACGATGAAAGGAAAAGGTGCTTTTATTGCTGAGCATTCGCTTAATACTGTAATCACAATTGACGAAGTTGCCGAAAAAAAACGCTTAGAAAACACTTTAATAGACTTCATTTATAGTGGGATTCAAGTCGAAACCATGCACCAATGGATAGACGATATCTACACTAAACTGAAAGGAGCGAATGATAATGCAAATTAA
- a CDS encoding ABC transporter ATP-binding protein, which yields MQINHLSKQLNNRELFSDITFNVNPGEIIGIVGRNGIGKTSLFRTIMGLYTPDQGEVLIHGKSLAQHPELKEQLFLLPDEFKAWEGYKLKTIQKFYSKNYTHFNDEKFTDLMLAFNLPINAKLGTYSKGMSALFGIILSLSIGAQYLLLDEPMEGLDIIVQKKIMSALMAEVSDRQLGIVLSSHRLDDLAPIADYVHLIKNKKIEKTYHLESLRSEATKIQIAFKDGIIPDFVREQGDIINKQGQVFTILFMQKYTDLHKNLLEIEPLFMDQLPVTLTDLFNFHLKDEED from the coding sequence ATGCAAATTAATCATCTTTCTAAACAACTTAATAACCGCGAACTTTTTTCAGATATAACGTTCAACGTCAACCCTGGAGAAATTATTGGTATAGTCGGTCGTAATGGAATTGGTAAAACAAGCTTATTCCGCACCATCATGGGACTCTACACGCCAGACCAAGGAGAAGTACTGATTCATGGCAAATCATTGGCACAGCATCCTGAATTAAAGGAACAGCTCTTTTTATTACCTGACGAATTTAAAGCATGGGAAGGTTATAAACTTAAAACGATTCAGAAATTTTACAGTAAAAATTACACGCATTTCAACGACGAAAAATTTACAGATTTAATGTTAGCATTCAATCTCCCTATCAACGCTAAACTCGGGACTTACTCGAAAGGTATGAGTGCGTTGTTTGGTATTATTCTATCGTTGTCGATTGGTGCTCAATATCTGTTGCTTGATGAGCCGATGGAAGGTTTAGATATTATTGTACAAAAGAAAATTATGAGTGCCTTAATGGCAGAAGTATCTGATCGTCAACTCGGGATTGTATTATCTTCACACCGTCTCGATGACTTAGCGCCCATCGCAGATTATGTACATCTTATCAAAAATAAAAAAATCGAAAAAACGTATCACCTCGAATCATTACGTTCAGAAGCGACTAAAATTCAAATTGCCTTTAAAGATGGTATTATTCCCGATTTTGTAAGAGAACAAGGAGATATTATCAATAAACAAGGTCAGGTATTTACTATTTTATTCATGCAAAAATACACTGATTTACACAAAAATTTATTGGAGATAGAACCACTTTTTATGGATCAGTTACCTGTCACTTTAACCGATTTATTCAATTTCCACTTGAAAGATGAGGAGGACTAA
- a CDS encoding nucleoside permease, producing MGIKNRLKIMSFLQYFIWGSWLITMGSYMINTLGFTGAEVGIVYSSKGIAAILMPSIIGIIADKWVRANWLFTLCHFIAAIALFYAASVTDSATMFWVMLVNAMVFMPTLALSNTVSYAVLEKYKLDTVANFPGIRVFGTIGFIVAMWAISLLGLELSKAQLYIASGASLALALYSLTLPSIPVVKKKGKQGWVSLLGLEAFVLFKKPKMAIFFLFSMLLGVVLQITNTFGNPFLHDFGLNPEFAGSLVVKYPSILLSVSQIAEVFFILAIPFFLKKYGIKKVILMSMIAWTLRFGLFAFGDPSPLGFTFLLLSMIVYGCAFDFFNVSGSIFIEQEVDSSIRASAQGLFMTMVNGLGAYVGAIGSGMIVDYFTVDGVKNWPAIWLIFAAYTLVLAVIFHFTFHYKHDVEKMKNVKV from the coding sequence ATGGGCATTAAAAATCGTTTAAAAATCATGTCATTTTTACAGTATTTTATTTGGGGTAGTTGGTTAATCACAATGGGTTCCTATATGATTAACACATTAGGATTTACGGGTGCCGAAGTTGGGATTGTCTACAGTTCAAAAGGGATTGCAGCGATATTGATGCCGAGTATTATTGGTATTATTGCGGATAAATGGGTACGGGCCAATTGGTTATTCACACTGTGCCACTTTATTGCAGCCATCGCCTTGTTTTATGCAGCATCCGTGACGGACTCTGCAACGATGTTTTGGGTAATGCTTGTAAACGCAATGGTATTTATGCCAACATTGGCCTTATCAAACACGGTATCATATGCTGTGTTAGAAAAGTACAAATTAGATACTGTAGCAAATTTCCCAGGAATACGTGTTTTTGGAACCATTGGTTTCATCGTTGCTATGTGGGCAATTAGCTTACTTGGACTTGAGCTTAGTAAAGCGCAATTGTACATCGCTTCAGGCGCATCATTGGCACTAGCGTTGTATTCATTGACGTTACCATCTATTCCAGTTGTGAAGAAAAAAGGCAAACAAGGCTGGGTTAGTTTGTTAGGCTTAGAGGCATTTGTATTATTTAAAAAGCCAAAAATGGCAATTTTCTTCTTATTCTCTATGTTATTAGGTGTTGTTTTACAAATTACAAATACATTTGGAAATCCATTCTTACATGATTTTGGTTTAAACCCAGAATTTGCGGGTAGCTTAGTTGTTAAATACCCATCAATTTTACTGTCTGTGTCACAAATAGCTGAAGTATTTTTCATCTTGGCGATTCCATTTTTCTTGAAAAAATATGGAATTAAGAAAGTTATTTTGATGAGTATGATTGCTTGGACATTACGTTTTGGATTGTTTGCCTTTGGCGATCCATCACCACTAGGTTTCACTTTCTTATTGTTATCAATGATTGTATACGGTTGCGCATTTGACTTCTTCAATGTCTCTGGATCGATTTTTATCGAGCAAGAGGTGGATTCAAGCATTCGTGCGAGCGCTCAAGGTTTATTCATGACAATGGTTAACGGCTTGGGAGCTTATGTCGGTGCGATTGGTAGTGGAATGATTGTTGATTACTTTACAGTGGATGGCGTTAAAAATTGGCCAGCGATTTGGTTAATATTTGCGGCGTACACATTAGTATTAGCTGTGATTTTCCACTTCACATTCCATTACAAGCACGATGTTGAGAAAATGAAAAATGTAAAAGTATAA